The Equus asinus isolate D_3611 breed Donkey chromosome 14, EquAss-T2T_v2, whole genome shotgun sequence genomic sequence ACGGCCTGAAGTGCTCTGCCACTCACTCCTAGCTTTTGAGCAGATGGCCATTGGGACTGGCGCTTCCATCACCGCCCCTTGGGAAGGACCACGCAGGCCCAAGGGGACGGGTGAATAACCGAGAACACAGTCCTAATAAAATAGTCACTTTTATTTCTTAGCAAAACTATTTCCTCCGTGAGGGGTATTTAcaacagagaagggaaaggggagtAAATTCACAGCCATCGGGAGGCGGTGGAGAGGCTCCTGGAGGCCCAAAGGGCCGGAGACGGACACACTTCTTCACACAATTAAGTGGAACTGCTTTTTCCAGTTTCGGACAGGGACGTCCCAAGAGGGACTAGGGGGACAGGGCCCCGTTCGGGGAGGGAACTCGCACAGACCACCTGCCCGCCTGGGCTGGCCCCGGGACACCCGTGAGTGAGTTTGGGGAGTTCGGGCTTCCAACCGGGTAGACGTCTGAGAGGTCCCGGCacggcccgggggcggggcggcccgcgggcggagggggcgggggcggggcccggtGGCGGCcgagggcggggccggggcgcatGCAAACACCGAGAGGGGCGAGGAACGACACGGAGGGGGGTGGCGGCGCGCgcgcagcggcggcggcggcgcgcgggggcggggccggggtcgGTCACGGGCGCCGGAGCAGCACGTGCTCTATGTAATTCTCCAGCTCTTCCTGCTCCTGCAGCCGGCGTTCCTCGGCCTCCGCCTCCTCCTGCGCGCGCCGCGCCTGGGCCTCCCGCCCGGGATAGTGGTGCAAAGGCGGCAGGGCGTGGTGGTAGTGCCGGCGGCGCGAGGCAGCGGGCGGCTGCAGTGTCCGCGGCCGGATGTAATTGGGAAAAGGGTGGTAGGGCCCCGGGGGAAACCCCTCGTCCTCCTCGCGATCCCAGGGCGGGAGCACCTCGTTCCAGTCGGGCAGCTCGTCTcgagcgggggcgggggcggggggcgggggctgcgggGAGCGGACGTGGGTAGGGATGGGGGCTACCCGGGGGGGTGGCACGGGCTCAGGAGGGGCGTTCTTCTTCCGCTTCCgcttctcctccacctcctcgaTGATGCTGACCACGTCGTCCGCTGGCAGGTGGAGTTTGGTGGACAGCTCAATGAGGCTATCGATCGTCTGCGGGTCCATCTCTTCGTCGtcgtcctcctcctccccgccctcctctgccccctcgGCCTCCTTCCGTCGGTGGCCGGGTGTCTCCTCCTGGGAGCGCTTGTCCTCGGCTCCGGCTTCCCCGTCCTCCTCCTCTGCGAACAGTAGCGCGTTCTGCCGCGCCCTCTCCGCCTCCTCCGCCTCTGCCTCCGCCTCCGCCGCCTCCtcatcctcttcccccaccctctcctccccGCCGCGTCTCTcctgctccgcctcctcctcctccctctcgcTTTCTcgctcctcctcctgctgcaaCCCCCGACCCCCTAGGCCGCGCTGCCGGGCCCCGCCCTGCAGCAAATACTGGAGCAGCAGGTCGGAGGCGAGGTCGGCCAGCCGTTCTTCCTGGGCCGCGGCCTGCCGTGTGGCCTCAGCCTGCCGCCGCCCGGCCTCTACCTGCGCCAGCCCTTGCTGTAGAAGGCGCTCCCCCGCCTCGGAGCCGCCCAGGAGTGAGCTCTCCGGCCGGCGCGCCTTGGGGAAGGGGGCGCCCAGGCCTTGGTACGCCTTGGACAGGGGTGCCAATGCCTCGCCTAGGTGTGTTTTGGGGGACGACACTCCTTCCCCGAACTGGTGGGCTTCGGGAAGGGGCCCGCTCTCGGGCATTCGCGCCTGGAATTGCGTGGAAGCTGGGGGCGGCAGGGGCGCGCGCTCCGGGACGCGCGCCTGGAACTCTCCCCAGGAAGCGCGCCACACGCGCTCTGGTCCGGGGCTCTCCAGATTGACTCGGGTCAGCGTGTGCGTGCGAGTTTCCGTCTCTGCTGCCGCCGTCTCTTGCTGGCGCTTGGCGCTGCTCGGACTGAAATCACGCAGTTCCTGGAGCAGAGAGGCTAGCGCCTCGAGCTCCTCAGAAGGGTCGCCCTCCTCAGGACCATTCTCCTGAGTCTGAGGGCGAGGCGGGCCCGCGGGCGCTTGGGTCTCTGGCGCCGGGAGGCTGTGGGTCTGGCTGCGCACGGTCTCGGTcagcagagcttctgctgcttctTCCGCTGGCCCCTGCTGGGAGCTGCCCGGCGCCGGGGGTGAGGCCGGGCGGTCGAGTGCCTGCAGCAGCACCGCGGCCAGCGCCCGGGGATCCACACCCTGGAAaagctctccctcctcctgcggCTCTGAATTTCGAGCGGCTCGGACCTCTGGGGCGCTACCATCCTTCGGCCCGGGCACTGCGTCCTTAGCTACCTGCTCTTTATGCTCAGAGCTGAGAGGAGGTGGCTGCGCCTCAGGACGCCCCGGGGGCGCTGCTCCCAACCCCTTGATCAgtagaaggaagcagaagagggCGGAAGCCGGCAACCTGAGCGATTTCATGACCAAGGGACTGCCGGAGACTGTGAAAAATAGAAGGGgccaaaaaaagagaggatttCTGTAAGCATTTTCCGCTCTCTGTTTCTATATTCCCTTCCCCCACCTTGAATCAGGAAATCCGGGGCTTCCCTGATCCCCCCTAACCTTACCCAGAAGAGGGACGTGAGGAGCAAAGGAGGAAGATGTTGTGCCGATCTCTGGAGTCGTGTAAATGGGAAAACGCCCGCAACCCTCGCTTCCCCAGTGCCTCCTCGCCCCCTTCTCTGAGCCATCTAACTGCCAGCGCCCACATACTAAGCAGCAAGGATAGGGGAGAAAaatctctgctccctccccacagGACTCCCCGGATGGTGCGTGGGCGACTTCAGCAGCAAGAGAAACGCGGCGACTCCCCCATTTACCAGGGACCCTTGCCGGGGGCTCCCCGCTGTGTTTTCAACACCCCcatctgggaggagagagaacccTCCCTCACGCCCAAGACTGCCGACGGTTTGAGGGACGGACATCGGAGTATTTACCAGCTGGTGTCACGACGCgggaggtggagaggagggtcgggggtggggggtagggacAGGGGAAGATCGGGATGCGTCCGCCTCGGTTCCGAGCGGTGGCTAGGATACGAGCGACGGTCGAGGTCGGCGTCCagtgggctgggctcagctgggtcgGCGCAGCTCCAGGAGGCTCGCTCGCTCCGGCTTCAGCACGCTGGACAGCGCCCGCGTCGTTGCCTCTTTATAAAGGAGAGCGCGCGCGGTCACGTGGGCTCGCCCCGCCCCATTGACGTCAATGTTCATTCATGGGGAAGCGGGCGGGCGCCTAGAGGCGGGAGGACGCCCAGCGATTGGAGGACGCCTTTCTCTCCCGGCCCGCGCCTGCGCGCTGGGGTCTTCGGCTGGAGGGGCGTGCGCTAGCCGAGCACCGggaaacgaatgaatgaatgaatgaatgaaatgccaaggcgggaggggcagggggctacgaatgaatgaaggagggacaaggagaaaaggatgaatgaatgaatgggagaaTGAATGGAAGGGTGGATGCAGAGGCGCTGGAAGGCGGGAGGGTGGGTTACAGAGCAACTTGCAGAGGCGGGAGACCGCTGAGCGGAATAGGATGGGGGCATTCCCAGCGTCTGACTGGGCACCAGCAGGAGATCCATACTGGGGAGGGGGTCGGGTTCCTCATCCCCTGACCTCACGGTCCATGGGGAACACGCCCAAGGACAGCGTGAACCTGAGAGGAGGGACCGGCGCCTGCGGGCGCTGTCGTGGATCTGCGGTGCGGGGTGCCGGCCCTGGGCCGGGGCAGATGGGTGGATCGTGCGGTTTTGCTAATCCCATCGGAAAGGGTCCAAGtcagaagagaaaggggaaagatTGAGGATGTGTGTGCTTCTGTGTCTTGTCTGTTCACGGTCAGTGCGTGACTGGAGAAAAAGGTGTGTCTGTCCTTCTGTCCAGCTGACTCTGTAGCGTATGTTGGTGCCCCCGCTGTGCCCCTTTTCAGTTCacctctccccatcctccttctgcttctttccttcctgctgcTTCCCCCCCAAAGGACATTTGGAGGGCAAGAGCAAAccaggtggggagggggttgTGCAGGTGGGGAGGGTGACAACTCCAGCTCTCTCCGCCGCTTAAAGGGAAGGTTTGATAGAGAtgcggggggtggggagtgaaggGGAAACGGTGGGTTTGCAGCATCAGTGATTGCCCCTCTCTGACACCAGACCCCTCCTCCGTATCTCCTGCCAGAAGGTTGGGGCTGGGGGCTTGGACAGCTAGAGgttctgggggtggggtggggggagattgCGCAAAGAGAATCCATCAACGAGCCGGGTCCAGTGAAGGGAGACCAGCCGTGggcggggggttgggggaggacggaaatggggagggggcaggggagaggagagggaggcaagGGGAGCAGCCACTGCAGGaatgaaggggagggagggaagctggaGGGGGCTGCGGTGCAGGCAGAGAGCTGTGCGGGGGCGTGGGCAGGGAAAGAGGGGAGTGACAATGACACACGCCAGACACACAAGAACTGCGGACACAGAGGTGCCCGTGGGCACACGCAGGGCACCCGCACCCTAAGGCTCTGGAAACCGGGATCAGGGCTGATTGTCAGGGGCTCAGAGACTCGTTCAGAGCCAGTGCTCAACCCCCTCCTCATCTCTTCCTAGCACTGACCCTCATTCTCccccatctctcttctctctctctctctctctctctctctctcacacacacacacacacacacacacacacacacacagactcacgtGCTTTCCCTCTACAGCCAGCAGTGGCTTCTCGGTTCCATCAGTGGCTCGACTTTCCCAGAAGAAAGCCCATCAGCTCTGCGGggaaagaggtggggaggagtggagagaggcaagagagaagagctgggggcaggagagggaggaaagaaggaaggaatctgGAACAGGTAGAAGGAACAGGCtaaaggagaaagataaaaaacTGAGAACCAAGGGGACTGGAGATgccaaagaagggaaggaaaagacagGGCAGCAGACCCCTCAGCAGTgcctcaccacccccccccccaactatCTAGACCTTCTCCTGGCCCTGTGGGCtcccttcatttctcttcctccccctccccatctcccctgcaTCTTCCCAGTCGGGTTACCAAGAGCAGTGGAATGAGGAGGGGGTCACGTTACCTTCCTGAGGAGGATGAATCAGAGAGAGATGGCTCAGACAtctggagagggggaggggaagccgTCCAAGAGAGAAGGCAGCGGAGAGGGAGGGCAGGCTGAGCGGCTGATGGGGCTAAGAGACCAAGTGTGAGATGAGGGAAGATAGACACCTAGAAAAACTGTTTGTGTTCCTGTgggcttgtgtgtgtgcacacgcacccgtgtgtgcatgtacatgcatgtgcatgtgtgtttgtgtgtgtacagaGATTAATGATACatatggggaaagaaaaagaaaaggaattgagAAGACTGTTTATTTAATCAGATTGAGAGTGGATGGGCACGGGAGTGTTCCAATTTAAATATGTAATCTTCTCTTCCACTCTGTGTGGCTGTGTTTTTGCCTATTTCcaggtgtctgtgtgtgagtgagtgtgtgtgttctgATCCCTCCTGAGTGCCTGTATACCTGGTCGGTTGGGAGCACATCCAGTCCAGGCATCTGCTGGTGTCTGAAAAATGTGCCCAGCTTGGCGTGacaataatgtgtgtgtgtgtgtgtgtgtgtgtgtctttgtgggtccttccatGCCTGTTGGTATATGTTAGAGATTATGTGGACTTCTGTGTACTTTGAtctttcctgcccctcccccacatccACCTTTTTCTCTAGATTTCTGTGCCCTAAAGCCTCAAGATCCAAGTCACTCATCCGCAGCCCCCAAGTTTGGGTCTTTGCCCTTGTTTTCAGAGAGTTCCCCCATTTCTCCAttcttccccagctccccaccccttccttcctctgctctaGCCCAGAAGCCCAAGGGAGCTTCTCAGAAAGTGACATCCCAAGAGTCTCAATAATCATGGAGTAGGGGAGGGGGCAGCAAGGTGGAGGCCGGGTTCCAAGGGCAACGGGCTTGGTGATTCCCCAGTCTGGATCTTGACCTCTCTTGTCTGCATAGTCTCTGAATCTCTGGGTCTGTTTTTGCCTCTCTCCATCCCAGTTCCCTACCTGGGGCATCTCATTCACACACATCCCACCTCTCGGAGATATGCTGTGCCCCTTATACCCTGCTGCCTCTAGGGGCTTCTGGAAAACAGCTGGACTGGGGACAGGTTCGTGGgactggggagagaagggagatggcaggaaagaaagagaaatggagagacagagctggaaaaggcagagcTGAGCTGGGGAGCTGGAGGGGATGCCTGGTGTTTGCTCTGAGTTGTTTGTATAAATccatctctctttgtctttgtttctgaATCTCCCATACTCTCCAGAAGGATGGCAGGAGGAGGTGGGTTCCAGCAGAGTAGTGATCTAAGCTGAGATTTGGGAAACcagggggaggggggcagagCACTGGGTCTTTTCCCCGAGGAGgtttaggagaaaaaaagagggcaGGGGCTTGGAGCCCCTGCAGCTCACCGTCCccccttttcctcccctccccccgacCGGTGACTCACCTCTGCAGCCTTTCATTGCGTCAGCGATGGGGGACAGACAAGGAGGGGGACACTTTATGAGAGGGGCAGGGGTCTCCACTTTGAACTGAAAGAAGATGCTGAAAGCCCCCCTGAAAATGGCCCCATTAGAATGCATTATTGCCCTATCTCCTGCCCACCCCAGCTCAGTAGGGTGGGGAGCACTCGGAAGGGGActgggagagggctgggggccaCTGGTGGGCCTGGGAATAATGAGTACTAGGAAGGGAGCGCTCACCCTGATTTTCAGTCCCAGGGTCCCATTCCCTCATACCCCCACCCATCCCTGAGTGGGGGAAGGGAGACCCAGCAATCCGGGGGAGGGCAAAGCCGCAGAGATGAGTCaccaagaaagggagagagagagagagacagagatgaggagagacacaaagagagacagctactggagagacccagaaaggaaaacacacacacacacaccttgaaGGTGGTACCTGCAAACTAACAAGAGTAAAGAAATTGTGTACTTCCATAACCCTGAACCAGCCTTCTCCAGCATCctcctgtcacacacacacaacacactaTCATTCATAGTTACACTGATGTTCTGAGACGCACCCACTTACACAAACACAATGTCACATCTAGTCTATCAgggtcacacagacccatgctgAAGATGTGACCAGGGTAATGGAGAGTCACGTTGAGAGCCCTCATTCCTTTTACACAGGATGGTGGGAGGGAGTAAAAATCCTGAAGGAATGTGACTTCAAAAATTCAAGACGCGGATGAGGGACTCACAGTCTATGCGTTGCACACTCGACGATATGTACAAGTAGTGCCTGCCTCCCCGTCCACACGTACATAGTAACATATCAAACATCGTCCTCATCGAAAAGATACTTGGGAGTACCCGATTCTGGGGTACACCAGGCACGTTGTCCCGAATTCATCCCACCCAGACACCCCTTGACTCGTACACACATGTACGGAAACGCAGACACACAAAGACGCCCATGGACACACTCACACGGAAACCACCTTGCGCTGCCTCGCCCGCGTCCGCACACGTCCTGGCGCCCCCGCGTGTTACTTTTCGGGATCGCAGTCTCCGCCGCTCCGAAGCTCGGCTCCCGGGGGGCGGTGCCCAGACCGcttccacctcctccctctctgcgctGTGCCCCCCAGGAATGGGGGAAGCGAGTGCGCTGGCCACGAGAGTCGAGAGCTGGGAGTTAGACACCTGGATCCCGGGACTGAGGGAGGCTGGTCCTGGATGCCTAGGGGAACTTGGGAGAAGAGCCCATAGAATTTGGATAGCTGCCGGCTCCCGGGTCGAGGGGAAAACGAGGCTGGGGCCAGTCAAGGAGCCGCGTTGCTACCCGCCTCGGTTCCGAGCAACCTCTTCTTTCTGCCgcttggctggggtgggggcgggggcgggggcgcgcaACGGCCAAcagccctcccctgctcccctccagGAAGTCATTAGCCCCATTGCCACGGGGCTTAGAGATCCTCTCTAATACAGGctgctggggaaggggggaggataATGCGTCTCACCCCTCCCCCCAGAGAAGAAGTGAAACAGACACAGAGGGTGGGCTAAAGGTCTGTTTTATTGCAATACAGCCATAGTTGAAGTGACAGGGAGGGTGGCAGTATGGCCGGGGTCAAGACACAGTCAAGGCAGAGCAGCACAGCAGTGAAGCGGGAACCGGGGACAGTGGCGAAGCAGCTTTGGGCCTCTGTGCCCACCTTCTTCCACCTCCTGGCACCCTCATCTGCCCACATCTTGCATTCCATGCCCAGCGAAGCATGTGCTCGTTGTCAGTGAATCCCCAGCAACTGTCGATTGGCCAACAAGTTCAAGCTACCAGCGTCACACAGAATGAAGTTCTGAGGCATGCTCTGGGCTCGGGGCCGCTGGGTTCTAGTCTCTGCCAGGCTCCAGGCCTCTGCGAGTGACTTGGAAGTAACTTTGATccttctgagtctctgtttcctccCTCTGTGGTAGACGTGGGGATCCAGTACAGGAGGCAGCGCTGTGCAGATGCAGCTGTTACTACTTGCATTTAAACAGAAGACTGACAAAGCCCAAAAAGCATGAGGGAACCAGAAATCCTTGGACGTGGGGGTTCCAGCCGCCCTAGAAGGCAGCCTGGTCAGAATCGGGAGAGAGCCCTCACACCGCTGAGGAACCTGCCCTCCACGACACCAAACTCTCCAGCCAGAATCCCCTGGTTCACCGACCTGGGTCAGGCCCCTGGTTGGGGGCCTGTGGAGGGGGCCTGCGAAATGGAAACATCGCGCAAAGTTGGAGGAAATCTCAGTCGGAGGGGACAGGCTCAGAAAGGTGTGTCACCAGAGCATAAACAGCTGGCCAGATATGGGTGGGCATCATAAGTCTATTTCACTTACAGGGTCCCTATTGCACACAGGGCGGGTGATGACGAGGTCCTGGGTAAGGGGAATGAGGAGCAGAGGAACCGACAATGAGGAGCTAAGAGTCCGGGAGTTccagggaggagggggatgggggacaaagagaaagagagagaggacactGACCTAGAGCCACAGGAGGCTGAGGGGGCAGGAGGCGGGGAGAGCGGGGCGCGTTCTGAGTGCCTGAGAAAGGCCAGGAGGAAGAAAAGTAAGACCTATTGAGCAGCTGTGCTCCCGGCTGGGAGCTGGGCgttgcacacacttctgcccgcttctcgccccgccccgcccccccgccgaggaggcagaaaggaaaagcCAGGAAAGGGCAGAGTCCACTGCCAGGCCAGGGCGACGGACAGGAAAGGCTCTGAAGTCTGAGAAGGAACCCATTCCTTGGCCGGGAAGGGGAAAGTGTGGCCAATAGCACCGCAAGAGGCTCCCCCAAACCCAGCGGTGCAGATCCGGGTGTGGCGACGGCGTTTGGGGATGCTAGAGGCAACATGGCAGACAGAGAGGTgaggggaaagagaagggagggaccGGCACCAGGTGAGGGTAAGCGTCTGAGCCGACTACggagggcggggggagggggcggagctTGCAAACAGTAGGGGCGGGGCTTGCTGGGGACCCGGGAAAGGGGGCGGGTCTAAAGcgcttcctctctccccttcgATGAGAGGCCTCAGATGTCGGCCTCCAGCAGGTCCCGTTCAGTATAACCCTTGACCAGCTCTAGCCCCAAGCCGGCCTGGCGGAAGTCCGCAGGCTGTCATCACAAGTAGGGTGCCAGGGAGACCTGGCACAGGACGTTGAGGCGGGCGAGGCGCCGGGCCTGGCGCAGCAGGTGCCACAGAAGCTGGCTCTGCGCCTGCGCGCCGTCGCTGCCGAACTCATCGGTGTTGAGGTGGCGCCACGTGTCTTCGCCGCCACGCGGGATGGGGAAGGGGCGCGTGCACAGCGTGAGCACGCGCGGGCGCGCGCGGCTGTCCCCGCGCCACTCCGGGCCTGTGGCCGCCAGCAGGCACAGGTTGCTCTCGCTCGGCCGGTAGGGCTGCCGGTCCAGGATGATGGTCCCGCCCGAAAGCACGTCGCGCTGCACAGAGGGCAACAGGAGGCGCCCGCCTCCGACACGGCCTTGGTGGTGGGCAGCGGGGAGAAGGTGCCGGAGGCCTGCAGCGCCGCCAGCTGCGCGTGGAATCAGACCAAAAGGATGCCCCCCGGGGCAGGCGGCGGGAGGGCTAGCGAGCCCGGCGCTTCTCGGCATCTTCACACCCACATTCACACCCACGGGCTCCCACCTGGGCCTTTTGGGAAGACCAACTACGTGGGGCCAGGTGGAGTGGGGAACGGGAAACCCTGCGTCCCAGAGGGCAGCATGGAGGAGCCAGGGGCAAGGCCTGCGAACACCTGGATCCCCAAGGAGAGGCGAGATCAGTGTGGAGTAGCCAGGGAGCTAGGGTTGTGGGCCCCTCAGTTTCCAAGGAGAGTGGAAGCGAGGGAAGCAGATCAGTCGGTAGGATGCGGGAGGCGGAGGGGAAGGACAAGGCTCAGATTAGGATGTTTGGGTCCCTGAAGGCAGGCAGGATCGATGTAGGGGAGACAGGGTCACGGAAGTCTGGACGGCTGGGCCCTTCAGCCTCCCGGACCGCTGGGAGGCGGAAGCTGTTTGACTTCCCCTGGGCAAAAGGCCTGAGTACCAGGACAGGGCTCAAGGGCGCCCCTACTCGGTAGTGCCGGCAGAAAAAGAAAGCCGGTGACCTGCTGGGCGTGGGGCAGGACTCTGGGAGGCCCAGAAGGACAGCCATCCGAGCTCCCTTGTCCTTCTCACCTGCTTGGTGATGAGGCGGTAGTTCTTCAGCTCCCGGGGGCCCAGCCGGTCGTCCTGGGTGAGTCGCGCTACCTTGACCCCCGGGTGCTGTCGTTTGGCCAGCTGTGAGCAGAAGCGCTGGGGCAGCCCGGCCACGCCCCTGCCGCACTCCTGGGGCGCCACGCGCAGCCCCTCCACCGGCACCATCTCCCTGACGTCCATCACATGCATGACTCCAGCGCGATCTGCTGACCGAGGCCTTTAGGGGGCCCCCTCCCCGCCTCCGCCCCTGGCAGGGCTCTCGGCTTTTCGGGCTCACCTCTTCCCACTCGCTGAGCAATCCGTCGTCACCACCCCGGGCGCCAGGCCAGACCCGGGGCCTGCCCGGGGAGCTCTCCTCAGCACTTGGGCCTCAGACTCCAGAGCCGTCAGAAAGTGCATTCGCCGGAGTCTCTTCCACCTCTTGAGATGCTCCAGCTCCGCGCGCACCAGATCCCTGGCTGCTCACCACGCCCCTTTTCCTTGACCCCACCCCCAGGAGCTTGCCACACCCCCGGTATCTCCCACGCCCCGCTCGCTCTTAGCTCCGCCCGGCAGCCCGCCTCTGAGCTGGTCCTACTCGCCACATCCAGGCGCTCTTTGTTCGAGAGTTCGGTCTACTCAGGGGTCTGGGCCCGTTTCTAGCTGCTCTCACCCCCAGCCTACCCTCTCTTGCCTGCCACTCTTTTTGTGCTCCTGTCCCCAGAAACCCCTCAAAGGAATCTTCGGATATCAAAGCTGTCATCAGCCCCTTCGGTTCCTCCGCTATTCCAAGTTCTACACGTCTCCCGGCCCACCCTCCCTGGCTGGGCACCTGGATCCGCAGGCCCTACTCTTTGGTTCTAAAGTCGACTCTCTTTCCTCAGTAACCTGACGAGGGCTGGGGGAGAGGCTTGCTGCCTCTCCTTTGTAGGATCCATGCACCCAAAGGTGGCTTCACCTCTTTtcacctgcccctgccccccgGGCTCTCACCACTCCTCTCTTGCGCTTGGCCAGCGCCGTGGTGCAGTTGGGATCCCGGAGCCAGCTGTGGTAGCGGGTGGGAAGGTAGTAGCGGCCACGTAGATGCCCTCTGAGATAGCCAGCACCTCCTGAAACTCCCGTTCTGTGGCCTCGGCCTAAGGCCCGGATCCAGACCTGCCCTTGACCCCCAAGGACTTGGCCTTGGCTCCGGACCCTGACTCGGCCCCCAGGGGCTCGCCCTTAGCCTCAAGGCCCCATCCGGACCTGGAATTGGCCCCTGCCTCTTGTGGCTGGATCTCTGAGCCTGGCTCCGCATCTGGCTGCACCTCTCCTTCCGGCTTGGGGACCTCTGAGGTGGCTACGGCCACAGCCAGCCTCCAGCTTCATCACCctgcagaaaagggaacccagCATCAGGGTCAGAGCCCCCTGTCTCCACACCTGGCCCCAAACACACCACAGTCCCCACAACCCCTTCCTACACAAACACCCCTTCTCTTCTGCTCTCCACACTGATCCTGGGAACAGGGAGCATCCAGCTCCCAGAGCTCCCGACCCTAGCCCGCTTCACCCACCGGGATGCTCCTCAATGGCCACCAACTCAGGACATCTTGAGCTCCCCAGAGACTAGCCCTGAATCTCTTCCATACCCTGTCACCCCCAGGGACACACTCAAAGGAGAGAAGCCCTTGGGGGTGTAAATAATGGAGGGCCACCCCCTCAAGGGCCCCACCCTTTCTCTTCAAGGACAACAGGAGACAGAAATTTCCATCATCCCCACTCCCCCTACAGGAGGActgggcgggggggagggggggcaagCAGAGGGTTCAACTCCCCCCGTTTCCTGCCCCTTATCATCCCCCAGAGGGTGGGGGATATAGACCCCAGATCACCTCCATATTGCTGCCCCAGTGCCCtccaccccccaacacacatgggtttttttctgcttttttcccccaaatcccccccagtacatagttgtacattttagttgtgggtccctctagttgtggcatgtgggatgccacctcagcatggcctgatgagaagtgccatgtccgcgcccaggatctgaaccggtgaaaccctgggccactgaagaggagcgcatgaacttaaccactcagccacggggccggcccgacACACATATTTAAACATAAGCCAAAGGAGTGGACAGAGGAACAGCTCCATTAGAAAATTTCAAGCTGTCCCTCCCAG encodes the following:
- the VGF gene encoding neurosecretory protein VGF yields the protein MKSLRLPASALFCFLLLIKGLGAAPPGRPEAQPPPLSSEHKEQVAKDAVPGPKDGSAPEVRAARNSEPQEEGELFQGVDPRALAAVLLQALDRPASPPAPGSSQQGPAEEAAEALLTETVRSQTHSLPAPETQAPAGPPRPQTQENGPEEGDPSEELEALASLLQELRDFSPSSAKRQQETAAAETETRTHTLTRVNLESPGPERVWRASWGEFQARVPERAPLPPPASTQFQARMPESGPLPEAHQFGEGVSSPKTHLGEALAPLSKAYQGLGAPFPKARRPESSLLGGSEAGERLLQQGLAQVEAGRRQAEATRQAAAQEERLADLASDLLLQYLLQGGARQRGLGGRGLQQEEERESEREEEEAEQERRGGEERVGEEDEEAAEAEAEAEEAERARQNALLFAEEEDGEAGAEDKRSQEETPGHRRKEAEGAEEGGEEEDDDEEMDPQTIDSLIELSTKLHLPADDVVSIIEEVEEKRKRKKNAPPEPVPPPRVAPIPTHVRSPQPPPPAPAPARDELPDWNEVLPPWDREEDEGFPPGPYHPFPNYIRPRTLQPPAASRRRHYHHALPPLHHYPGREAQARRAQEEAEAEERRLQEQEELENYIEHVLLRRP
- the NAT16 gene encoding LOW QUALITY PROTEIN: probable N-acetyltransferase 16 (The sequence of the model RefSeq protein was modified relative to this genomic sequence to represent the inferred CDS: inserted 2 bases in 2 codons; deleted 1 base in 1 codon; substituted 3 bases at 3 genomic stop codons), with product MKLEAGCGVATSEVPKPEGEVQPDAEPGSEIQPQEAGANSRSGWGLEAKGEPLGAEATEREFQEVLAISEGIYXGRYYLPTRYHSWLRDPNCTTALAKRKRGVVRARGAGAGEKRPRSADRAGVMHVMDVREMVPVEGLRVAPQECGRGVAGLPQRFCSQLAKRQHPGVKVARLTQDDRLGPRELKNYRLITKQGILLVXFHAQLAALQASGTFSPLPTTKAVSEAGXLLLPSVQRDVLSGGTIILDRQPYRPSESNLCLLAATGPEWRGDSRARPRVLTLCTRPFPIPRGGEDTWRHLNTDEFGSDGAQAQSQLLWHLLRQARRLARLNVLCQVSLAPYLXXQPADFRQAGLGLELVKGYTERDLLEADI